The Lycium barbarum isolate Lr01 chromosome 12, ASM1917538v2, whole genome shotgun sequence genome includes a region encoding these proteins:
- the LOC132621634 gene encoding vicilin-like seed storage protein At2g18540 — protein MSDKNTFSTPFQYCRILFKFFLFIVVISNVVINVTALKEQEGTPGWEWGLGPLVKRSERKSVVSTENGQVSSVRVSDGTAGFYHLQFITLEPNSLFLPVVLHADMVFYVHTGSGKLTWMDENERKSVDLRIGDVFRLPFGAIFFLESNLEPARQKLRVYSIFANSGDDIREPVNTPYSSIRDLVLGFDRKVLQAAFHVPEDVIEVLNGTEVPAIVHGVPKSTKKTLWEMEAQFMKSLLRRGSYSFFDIQRNKKKSTKLFNVFQEKPDFENCNGWSTVINRKKLPALKGSHIGIYVVNLTKGSMMGPHWNPTATEIGIAIQGEGMVRVVCSSTGTQQGCKNMRFRVDEGDVFAVPRFNPMAQMAFNNNSFVFVGFSTSTKRHHPQYLAGKASVLRTLDRQILEASFNVTNTTMDQILEAQGDSVILECTSCAEEEMRLMEEERRRAEEETRRKEEEEARKREEKQRRKEEEARKKEEEKARKAEEERREREAEETRRREEEAAREKEEERRRQQEEARKREEEEAKRQEEEIRRRQEEEEARKKEEEEEREKQEAEEARRKQEKKEARKKEEEEEREKQEAEEARRKQEKKEARRRQEEEEEARRQEEEIRRRQEEQEARKREEEEETERQVEEERRRQEKEETRRQQEEEEEEARRRQQEEEEEEARRRQEKEETRRQQEAEEDEARRREESRRQQEEEAQREAEEEEETRRQQEEEARRQEEEEEETRRSEEEEAREAERRRQEEAERQEEEARRQEEEAETRRQQEEEEAKRQEGEEEEARRSEEESARRQEEEMERRHQEEKKKKKLKKRTGADMN, from the exons ATGTCGGATAAAAATACTTTCTCGACGCCATTTCAATATTGTAGAATCTTGTTTAAGTTTTTCTTGTTCATAGTTGTTATCAGTAATGTGGTGATCAATGTAACAGCTTTGAAGGAGCAAGAAGGAACCCCAGGTTGGGAATGGGGTTTGGGTCCTCTAGTAAAGAGATCAGAAAGAAAATCAGTAGTTTCAACTGAAAATGGGCAAGTCTCTTCAGTTAGAGTATCTGATGGAACCGCTGGATTTTATCATCTTCAGTTCATCACATTGGAGCCTAATTCCCTCTTCCTTCCTGTTGTTCTACATGCAGATATGGTCTTTTATGTCCACACTG GGTCGGGAAAATTGACTTGGATGGATGAAAATGAACGGAAGTCGGTGGATTTAAGAATAGGAGATGTTTTCAGGCTGCCTTTTGGAGCTATTTTCTTCTTAGAGAGCAACTTAGAGCCTGCAAGACAAAAACTTAGAGTTTATTCCATCTTTGCCAATTCAGGGGATGACATACGC GAGCCAgttaacacaccatactccagcaTCCGCGATTTGGTTCTTGGATTTGATAGGAAAGTCCTCCAAGCGGCATTCCAT GTACCAGAGGATGTGATAGAAGTGCTGAATGGAACAGAAGTACCAGCCATCGTGCATGGTGTGCCAAAGTCAACAAAGAAGACCCTGTGGGAAATGGAGGCTCAGTTCATGAAAAGCCTTCTACGAAGGGGCAGTTACAGTTTCTTTGACATCCAAAGGAATAAAAAGAAGAGTACTAAATTGTTCAATGTTTTCCAAGAGAAACCAGATTTTGAGAATTGCAATGGCTGGAGCACAGTTATAAACAGGAAGAAACTGCCTGCACTAAAGGGTTCCCACATTGGCATTTACGTAGTGAACTTAACCAAAGGATCAATGATGGGGCCACACTGGAATCCAACGGCTACTGAAATTGGAATAGCAATTCAAGGAGAAGGAATGGTAAGGGTAGTTTGCTCAAGCACTGGAACACAACAGGGGTGCAAAAACATGAGGTTTAGAGTGGATGAAGGAGATGTATTTGCAGTGCCAAGATTTAATCCTATGGCACAAATGGCATTCAACAACAATTCATTTGTGTTTGTGGGGTTTAGTACATCTACAAAGAGACACCATCCTCAGTACCTAGCAGGGAAAGCTTCTGTCCTCCGTACATTGGATAGGCAAATCTTGGAAGCATCTTTCAATGTGACTAACACAACAATGGATCAAATTCTTGAAGCACAGGGTGATTCAGTTATACTGGAGTGTACATCTTGTGCTGAAGAAGAAATGaggttaatggaggaagaaaggaGGAGGGCAGAGGAGGAAACTAGGAGAAAGGAAGAAGAGGAAGCAAGGAAGAGGGAGGAAAAACAAAGGAGGAAAGAGGAAGAAGCTAGaaagaaagaagaggaaaaaGCAAGAAAGGCTgaagaagaaagaagggaaagaGAAGCAGAGGAAACAAGAAGAAGAGAAGAGGAGGCAGCTAGGGAAAAAGAGGAAGAAAGGAGGAGACAACAAGAAGAAGCAAGGAAAAGGGAGGAGGAGGAAGCTAAAAGGCAGGAAGAGGAAATTAGGAGGAGACAGGAAGAAGAGGAAGCTAGGAaaaaagaagaggaggaagaaaggGAAAAACAGGAAGCAGAGGAAGCAAGGAGAAAACAGGAAAAAAAGGAAGCTAGGAaaaaagaagaggaggaagaaaggGAAAAACAGGAAGCAGAGGAAGCAAGGAGAAAACAGGAAAAAAAGGAAGCAAGAAGAAGacaggaagaagaagaggaagcaaGGAGGCAGGAAGAGGAAATTAGAAGGAGGCAAGAAGAACAGGAAGCTAGGAAaagagaagaggaagaagaaacgGAAAGACAAGTAGAGGAAGAAAGGAGGAGACAGGAAAAAGAGGAAACAAGAAGACAacaggaagaagaggaggaagaagcaAGGAGAAGACAacaggaagaagaggaggaggaagcAAGGAGGAGACAGGAAAAAGAGGAAACAAGAAGACAACAGGAAGCAGAGGAGGATGAAGCAAGGAGGAGAGAAGAATCTAGAAGGCAGCAGGAGGAAGAAGCACAAAGAGAGgcagaggaggaagaagaaacaAGAAGGCAGCAGGAGGAAGAAGCAAGGAGacaagaggaagaagaggaggaaacAAGGAGAAGTGAAGAAGAGGAGGCAAGAGAGGCAGAGAGGAGAAGGCAAGAGGAAGCTGAAAGACAAGAAGAGGAAGCTAGGAGACAAGAGGAAGAAGCAGAAACGAGAAGGCAGCAGGAGGAGGAAGAAGCAAAGAGACAAGAGGGAGAAGAGGAGGAAGCAAGAAGAAGTGAAGAGGAGTCGGCTAGAAGACAGGAGGAAGAAATGGAAAGGAGGCATcaggaagaaaagaagaagaagaaactgaAGAAGAGGACAGGGGCCGACATGAACTGA